One Methylosinus sp. C49 DNA segment encodes these proteins:
- the pseF gene encoding pseudaminic acid cytidylyltransferase → MRIAVIPARGGSKRIPRKNVKAFHGHPMIAYAIMAARRSGVFDKIIVSTDDAEIAATARDFGAETPFARPAQLADDHSPTVPVIAHAIGACKEMGWDVGDVCCVYPSAPFVVAEDIRSGCALLEDGSSAYVFPVASFPSPIQRALRRSENGMVTPFFPEHSGARTQDLELAYFDAGQFYWGRASAWEAGLDIHKNGRALILPEWRVVDIDTPADWERAELLYSVLVERRLL, encoded by the coding sequence ATGAGAATCGCCGTCATACCCGCCCGCGGCGGCAGCAAGCGAATCCCGCGCAAGAACGTCAAGGCGTTCCATGGCCACCCGATGATCGCATACGCCATCATGGCGGCCCGTCGAAGTGGGGTCTTCGATAAGATCATCGTCTCGACGGACGATGCCGAGATCGCCGCTACCGCGCGCGATTTCGGGGCCGAGACACCCTTTGCGCGTCCTGCGCAACTAGCGGACGACCACTCGCCGACCGTTCCGGTGATCGCGCATGCGATCGGCGCCTGCAAGGAGATGGGGTGGGACGTCGGCGATGTATGCTGTGTGTATCCCAGCGCGCCTTTCGTCGTGGCCGAGGACATTCGTTCCGGCTGTGCATTGTTGGAGGATGGATCGAGCGCCTATGTGTTTCCGGTCGCGAGCTTTCCTTCACCGATTCAGCGCGCGCTTCGGCGGTCGGAAAATGGAATGGTGACACCATTCTTTCCAGAACATTCCGGTGCGCGGACCCAGGATCTCGAGCTCGCTTACTTCGACGCCGGCCAGTTTTACTGGGGCCGAGCGTCGGCATGGGAAGCCGGGCTCGATATTCACAAGAATGGCCGTGCTCTCATTCTACCCGAGTGGCGGGTCGTCGATATCGACACCCCTGCAGATTGGGAGCGCGCGGAACTGCTGTACTCCGTCTTGGTGGAGAGGCGCCTTCTTTGA
- a CDS encoding Ppx/GppA phosphatase family protein translates to MRASVDGAGDPARPCAAGASARNARAPSERRDDHVYAALDLGTNNCRLLIARPEQRSRRKTDLLRIVDAFSRIVRLGEGMGSSSRICEQAIDRTLEALDVCREKMSARGVSRARLIATQACRAAENGAEFVERVRERTGLLLEVIDRETEARLAARGCGSLADPRAESILLFDIGGGSTELVWLTRDAQGCELRHWTSLELGVVSLAERFGGKSVTPAIYEAMTARALEGLEAFAERTAAERRCERFHLLGTSGTVTTLAGVHLGLERYDRWRVDGLWLSDEDATRAIDSLRAMDFDQRAANGCIGPQRADLVLAGCAIFEAIRRVFPASRTRIADRGLREGMLLEMMEADGVFTRES, encoded by the coding sequence ATGCGCGCATCCGTGGACGGCGCGGGCGATCCGGCCCGCCCTTGCGCGGCGGGCGCCTCCGCGCGGAACGCCCGCGCGCCCAGCGAGCGCCGCGACGATCATGTCTATGCGGCGCTCGATCTCGGCACCAATAATTGCCGGCTGCTGATCGCGCGGCCGGAGCAGCGCTCACGGCGCAAGACCGACCTGCTGCGCATCGTCGACGCCTTCTCCCGCATCGTGCGGCTCGGCGAGGGCATGGGCTCCTCGAGCCGTATCTGCGAGCAGGCGATCGACCGCACGCTGGAGGCGCTGGACGTCTGCCGAGAGAAAATGAGCGCCCGCGGCGTCTCCCGCGCGCGGCTCATCGCCACCCAGGCCTGCCGCGCGGCGGAGAATGGCGCAGAATTCGTCGAGCGCGTGCGCGAGCGCACCGGCCTGCTGCTCGAGGTCATCGATCGCGAGACCGAGGCGCGCCTCGCCGCGCGTGGTTGCGGCTCGCTCGCCGACCCGCGCGCGGAGAGCATATTGCTGTTCGACATAGGCGGCGGCTCCACCGAGCTGGTGTGGCTGACGCGCGACGCGCAGGGCTGCGAATTGCGCCATTGGACCTCGCTCGAGCTCGGAGTCGTCTCGCTGGCGGAGCGATTCGGCGGCAAGAGCGTGACGCCGGCCATTTACGAGGCGATGACGGCGCGCGCGCTCGAGGGGCTCGAAGCCTTCGCCGAGCGTACGGCGGCGGAGCGCCGCTGCGAGCGTTTCCATCTGCTCGGCACCTCCGGCACGGTGACGACGCTGGCCGGCGTGCATCTCGGCCTCGAGCGCTATGATCGCTGGCGCGTCGACGGGCTCTGGCTCTCGGACGAGGACGCCACGCGCGCCATCGATTCGTTGCGCGCCATGGATTTCGACCAGCGCGCCGCCAATGGCTGCATCGGCCCGCAGCGCGCCGATCTCGTGCTCGCCGGCTGCGCCATCTTCGAGGCGATTCGCCGCGTCTTCCCGGCCTCCCGCACGCGCATCGCCGATCGCGGCCTGCGCGAGGGCATGCTGCTCGAGATGATGGAGGCGGACGGCGTCTTCACGCGCGAGAGCTAG
- a CDS encoding UDP-N-acetylglucosamine 4,6-dehydratase, translated as MGALAFRSEAFVALAAVRRRSYGDVDVGGGRHVECSHESKTGEAMDVLRLIGRTRNLFDGDIRACEDHLRDLVADGRFLVIGGAGSIGQAVTRELFKRNARALHVVDISENNVVELVRDLRSTLGYIDGDFRTFSIDCGGREFEEFMSAGGSYDYVLNLSALKHVRSEKDPYTLMRLIDVNIRHVVKTVRIARERGTKRYFCVSTDKAANPANMMGASKRIMEMYLMRESRTLPISMARFANVAFSDGSLLHGFNQRFAKQQPISAPNDVRRYFITPRESGELCLLSCLLGDNRDIFFPRECSDLKLTTFSDIAIRYVGAMGFEPYVCESEHEARERAAALIATKRWPCYFFSSNTTGEKDVEEFYTESETLDLDRFESIGVIKNRDTEDCASLDEFWSRIEAMRRSGPWDKKAIVALFESLVPEFGHLETGKYLESRM; from the coding sequence ATGGGCGCGCTCGCCTTCCGATCCGAAGCGTTCGTAGCCCTGGCCGCCGTGCGGCGACGCTCGTATGGAGATGTCGACGTTGGGGGAGGACGACATGTCGAATGCAGTCACGAATCGAAGACGGGGGAAGCGATGGATGTGCTGCGCCTCATCGGGCGAACGAGAAACCTCTTCGACGGCGATATCCGCGCGTGCGAAGACCATTTGCGGGATCTCGTCGCGGACGGACGCTTTCTCGTCATCGGCGGCGCGGGGTCGATCGGACAGGCTGTGACGCGCGAGCTGTTCAAACGAAACGCGCGAGCGCTCCATGTCGTCGACATCAGCGAAAACAATGTGGTCGAGCTCGTGCGCGACCTTCGCAGCACGCTCGGCTATATCGATGGAGACTTTCGAACTTTCTCGATCGATTGCGGTGGGCGCGAGTTCGAAGAATTCATGTCCGCCGGCGGCAGCTACGATTATGTTCTCAACCTCTCCGCCCTGAAGCATGTTCGGAGCGAGAAGGATCCATATACTTTGATGCGCTTGATCGACGTGAATATCCGTCATGTGGTAAAGACCGTGCGGATCGCTCGCGAACGAGGGACGAAACGCTACTTCTGCGTCTCCACCGACAAGGCCGCCAACCCCGCCAACATGATGGGAGCGAGCAAACGTATCATGGAGATGTATCTGATGCGAGAGAGTCGAACTCTCCCGATTTCTATGGCGCGATTTGCCAATGTCGCATTCTCTGACGGCTCGCTACTGCACGGGTTCAATCAGCGTTTCGCCAAGCAGCAGCCGATTTCCGCCCCGAATGACGTACGACGGTATTTCATCACGCCACGAGAGTCGGGAGAGCTCTGCTTGCTATCGTGCCTGCTCGGCGACAATCGAGACATATTTTTCCCGAGGGAATGCAGCGATCTGAAGCTAACGACATTTTCGGATATCGCCATACGCTATGTCGGCGCCATGGGGTTCGAGCCGTACGTCTGCGAAAGCGAACACGAAGCGAGAGAGCGCGCGGCCGCGCTCATCGCTACCAAGCGCTGGCCGTGCTATTTCTTCTCCAGCAATACGACGGGGGAGAAGGATGTCGAGGAATTCTACACCGAGAGCGAAACGCTCGACCTCGACCGGTTCGAAAGCATCGGGGTGATCAAGAATCGCGACACGGAGGACTGCGCATCGCTAGACGAGTTCTGGTCACGGATCGAAGCAATGCGACGATCGGGGCCGTGGGACAAGAAGGCGATTGTCGCATTGTTCGAGTCGCTTGTTCCGGAATTCGGGCATCTCGAGACCGGCAAATATCTCGAGTCGCGAATGTAG
- a CDS encoding porin yields MAITTSCIAAVRAEELPKRQAAPVEYVRICDQYGSAFFYIPGNNTCLRIGGAAVAEWRSWSTSYRMSRNIIATDNPFAFGPSVNSNPLGIPGHVPLLGYSNPRSGDNSGFVGIGRVEMDARAPTDYGTMRAFIRLESQFGSDSSAATGSISGSQYFGAANFSNGNVFRTTARETTILNKAFVQFGGITAGRVQSFFDFYTDNIDWEALRGSNSTVGALAYTYSFRDGASLSFSLEDNVSRRGFIGSTIGAFNYVAAVYGLSGAAADAAAAAWGTRFTGVPDGVQIPEIVGAFRIDQPWGAVQLSGAAHQLRTSTYTRNATVATPVTGLPLGTAIPVVSQEDYGYAFQLGWQFNLDKFAPDIFSEGDKLWVQGTYARGAVGYLMGNNLSFNGGPVNGNAFYGYGNGGVKASNGWEFLSFDCIWTAAAHCDKSIGWVGLAAFKHYWTPTLSSGVYGSVMELYYSPSAIADFGGGVGAVNTTEYRVGSNLVWTPIKNFDLGGELMYLRDNHHSRPVGLAPDIALWSVGLPSWKGANATVEGRVRLQRSF; encoded by the coding sequence ATGGCCATAACAACCTCTTGCATCGCCGCCGTGCGCGCCGAAGAGCTTCCGAAACGACAGGCGGCGCCGGTCGAATATGTTCGCATCTGCGATCAATATGGCTCGGCCTTTTTCTATATCCCCGGCAACAACACCTGCCTGCGCATCGGCGGGGCCGCCGTCGCTGAATGGCGCTCGTGGAGCACCTCCTATCGCATGTCGCGCAACATCATCGCGACCGACAATCCTTTCGCCTTCGGTCCGAGCGTCAACTCCAATCCGCTCGGCATACCGGGGCATGTTCCCCTCCTCGGCTATTCCAATCCACGCAGCGGGGACAATAGCGGCTTCGTGGGCATCGGCCGGGTCGAGATGGACGCCCGCGCGCCGACCGACTACGGCACGATGCGCGCCTTCATTCGGCTCGAATCGCAATTCGGCTCGGACAGCAGCGCGGCGACCGGCTCGATCAGCGGCTCGCAATATTTCGGCGCCGCAAATTTCTCCAACGGCAATGTGTTCCGCACCACGGCGCGCGAGACGACGATCCTCAACAAGGCCTTTGTGCAATTTGGCGGCATTACCGCCGGCCGCGTGCAGTCTTTCTTCGATTTCTACACCGACAATATCGATTGGGAGGCGCTGCGCGGCTCCAACTCCACCGTCGGCGCGCTGGCCTACACCTATAGTTTCCGCGACGGCGCCTCGCTCAGCTTCTCGCTCGAGGACAATGTCTCGCGACGCGGCTTCATCGGCTCGACGATCGGCGCCTTCAATTACGTGGCCGCGGTTTATGGCCTCTCGGGCGCGGCGGCGGACGCCGCGGCGGCGGCCTGGGGAACGCGCTTCACCGGCGTGCCGGACGGCGTGCAAATTCCCGAGATCGTCGGCGCCTTCCGCATCGATCAGCCCTGGGGCGCCGTGCAGCTCTCCGGCGCCGCGCATCAGCTGCGCACATCCACCTACACACGCAACGCCACGGTGGCGACGCCCGTCACCGGACTGCCGCTCGGCACAGCCATCCCCGTCGTTTCGCAGGAGGATTACGGCTATGCGTTCCAGCTCGGCTGGCAGTTCAATCTCGACAAATTCGCCCCCGATATTTTTTCCGAGGGCGACAAGCTATGGGTGCAGGGGACCTACGCCCGCGGCGCCGTCGGCTATCTGATGGGCAATAATCTCAGCTTCAACGGCGGCCCGGTGAATGGCAACGCCTTCTACGGCTATGGCAATGGCGGCGTCAAAGCCAGCAATGGCTGGGAGTTTCTGAGCTTCGACTGCATTTGGACCGCCGCCGCCCATTGCGACAAATCGATCGGCTGGGTGGGGCTGGCGGCCTTCAAGCATTATTGGACGCCGACGCTCTCCTCCGGCGTCTACGGCTCCGTGATGGAGCTCTATTACAGCCCGAGCGCCATAGCGGATTTCGGCGGCGGCGTCGGCGCGGTGAACACGACCGAATATCGGGTCGGCTCCAATCTCGTCTGGACGCCGATCAAGAATTTCGATCTCGGCGGCGAGCTGATGTATCTGCGCGACAATCACCACAGCCGGCCGGTCGGCCTCGCGCCGGACATAGCGCTGTGGTCGGTGGGCCTGCCGTCCTGGAAGGGCGCGAATGCGACAGTGGAGGGACGCGTGCGCCTGCAGCGCTCGTTCTGA
- the pseG gene encoding UDP-2,4-diacetamido-2,4,6-trideoxy-beta-L-altropyranose hydrolase, translating to MAGRRYRHPCRLGARGTAVLRLGGEAPSLRAIFRADASVDIGSGHVMRCLCLADRLAAAGVETVFVSRDLPAFLQRRLEAGRHRSISLSRSSCMSEVTDVEETLRGIDTADLIILDHYGLGAAWERVARSYARVLAIDDIGRVHESDLLLDQNFYLEAQARYEGRLASGAIALLGPRYALLRPEFREGRSVASFRDRGVGRILVSLGGMDRDDVTSVALEAIDQANISGVHVDVVVGAIHPASARIRKWCSARARSRLHVQVSNIAELMVAADLAIGAGGQSAWERCSVGLPSIAICVADNQREVVREGARAGFLLGVESIPTAEQLAEDIRLFVRRPTMLEAMSRRGYDIVDARGVDRLATILCPPTVIVRAARMEDARSIYGWRTDEAVRQASRDAALFSYDEHCAWMRRVLADSRRMLLIGECEGRPIGAIRFDLQESKAEVSIFVDPEQKGRGLGLAILRAGERHLAQRIPEVERIEAWVNEGNRASEGLFGRAEYEPRMRFFEKRI from the coding sequence GTGGCGGGTCGTCGATATCGACACCCCTGCAGATTGGGAGCGCGCGGAACTGCTGTACTCCGTCTTGGTGGAGAGGCGCCTTCTTTGAGAGCGATCTTTCGAGCGGACGCCTCTGTCGATATCGGATCGGGCCATGTAATGCGGTGTCTCTGTCTGGCCGACCGTTTGGCAGCGGCGGGAGTGGAGACAGTGTTCGTTAGCCGCGACCTGCCAGCCTTCCTGCAGCGGAGACTGGAGGCGGGTAGGCATCGGTCGATCTCTCTGTCGCGCTCATCGTGTATGAGCGAGGTCACCGATGTAGAGGAGACTCTTCGCGGAATCGACACCGCGGATCTGATCATACTGGATCATTACGGCTTAGGGGCGGCATGGGAGCGCGTGGCGCGGTCATATGCCCGGGTTCTGGCGATCGATGATATAGGCCGTGTCCATGAGTCCGATCTGCTGCTCGATCAGAATTTCTATCTCGAGGCGCAGGCTCGGTATGAGGGGCGATTGGCTTCGGGCGCAATCGCCTTGCTCGGTCCGCGCTATGCCTTGTTGCGACCGGAGTTCCGCGAGGGACGATCGGTTGCGTCTTTCCGTGATAGAGGTGTTGGAAGGATATTGGTGTCGCTCGGCGGAATGGATCGGGACGATGTCACCTCGGTCGCTCTGGAGGCCATCGATCAGGCGAATATTTCCGGCGTGCATGTCGATGTCGTGGTCGGCGCGATACATCCGGCGTCAGCGCGCATTCGCAAATGGTGCTCGGCTCGCGCGCGCTCGCGTCTTCACGTGCAGGTGAGCAATATCGCTGAATTGATGGTCGCGGCCGATCTGGCGATCGGCGCCGGCGGACAGAGCGCCTGGGAGCGCTGTTCGGTCGGGCTGCCATCTATAGCAATCTGTGTGGCTGACAACCAGCGAGAAGTTGTCCGAGAGGGCGCCCGAGCGGGTTTTCTGCTCGGAGTAGAGTCGATTCCCACCGCCGAGCAATTGGCGGAAGATATTCGTCTATTCGTCCGCCGCCCGACGATGCTGGAGGCCATGTCGCGACGTGGGTATGACATTGTAGACGCGCGCGGTGTCGATCGATTGGCGACGATATTGTGTCCGCCGACAGTGATCGTCCGCGCGGCTAGAATGGAAGACGCGAGATCGATCTACGGATGGAGAACGGACGAAGCGGTTCGGCAGGCGTCTCGTGATGCTGCTTTGTTTTCCTATGATGAACATTGCGCGTGGATGCGCCGCGTCTTAGCGGATTCTCGACGTATGCTGCTGATAGGCGAATGCGAAGGTCGCCCCATCGGGGCGATACGTTTCGACCTACAGGAGTCGAAGGCCGAAGTGTCGATATTCGTCGATCCAGAGCAGAAGGGGCGCGGTCTCGGCCTCGCAATTCTTCGTGCTGGAGAGCGGCATCTCGCACAACGGATACCCGAGGTAGAGCGAATCGAGGCCTGGGTAAACGAGGGCAATCGCGCATCAGAGGGCTTGTTTGGCCGCGCGGAATATGAACCTCGGATGCGATTTTTCGAAAAGAGGATTTGA
- a CDS encoding phytanoyl-CoA dioxygenase family protein, whose translation MSYADLGFDLSVLREKRSELEKNGFLLIEDALPSDYCEDIVSFIDRHLDEAGGECELGQLGSMQRIYAAEQYADIVEDFKSKCAQILSSIFSERHAVKWILAMRDRTIALDDDAAREKFVKGRWHYDSWSDQYKIFLFLRDIGPENGPFEFIPGTNGRFKKRLALTRPWWLFNPFTHFLSKKRPYQCISDERIQKIIDSGLPTRPVIAEQGSMLIVNPSALLHRAAPLWEGRRYLAIAYF comes from the coding sequence ATGAGCTATGCCGATCTGGGATTTGATCTGAGCGTGCTGCGCGAGAAGCGGAGCGAGCTCGAGAAGAACGGATTTCTGCTTATCGAGGACGCCCTGCCTAGCGACTATTGCGAAGACATTGTTTCGTTCATAGACCGCCATCTCGATGAAGCCGGAGGCGAATGCGAGCTCGGGCAGCTCGGGTCCATGCAACGAATTTATGCGGCTGAACAATACGCGGATATCGTCGAGGATTTCAAATCCAAGTGCGCTCAAATTCTGAGCTCGATCTTTTCCGAGCGCCACGCTGTGAAATGGATTTTGGCGATGCGTGATCGGACGATCGCTTTGGATGATGACGCCGCCAGGGAAAAGTTCGTCAAGGGACGCTGGCATTACGATTCATGGAGCGATCAATACAAAATATTCTTGTTTCTACGGGATATCGGTCCCGAGAACGGGCCGTTCGAGTTTATTCCAGGAACGAATGGTCGGTTCAAGAAGCGCCTGGCGTTGACGAGGCCTTGGTGGCTGTTCAATCCGTTTACTCACTTTCTTTCCAAGAAGCGTCCCTATCAGTGCATCTCGGACGAAAGAATTCAAAAGATCATCGATAGTGGACTCCCTACGAGGCCGGTGATCGCCGAGCAGGGCTCGATGTTGATTGTCAATCCGTCCGCTCTGCTCCACCGCGCGGCTCCGCTCTGGGAGGGCCGTCGCTACCTGGCGATAGCGTATTTCTAA
- the pseB gene encoding UDP-N-acetylglucosamine 4,6-dehydratase (inverting) — protein MLNGKNILITGGTGSFGREFARTILTKHPYVKRLVIFSRDELKQFEMAQELSLSEFPAIRYFIGDVRDLSRLKRALEGVDVVIHAAALKQVPAAEYNPFECIKTNILGAQNLIEACLDCDVTRVVALSTDKAAAPINLYGATKLCSDKLFTAANNIKGKRNVRFSVVRYGNVMGSRGSVIPFFMERRKSGVLPITDPRMTRFNISLQSGVEMVLWALEHARGGEIFVPKIPSYRITDLADAIGPDCEHPVVGVRPGEKIHEEMITVSDSFNTVDLGPYYAILSSAGEVSVERYAREEGGIPTPAGFAYNSGTNKDFLSVEQLRRLMREKLYLEV, from the coding sequence ATGTTGAACGGCAAGAATATTTTGATCACCGGCGGAACCGGTTCGTTCGGGAGGGAGTTCGCTCGGACGATCCTGACGAAGCATCCGTACGTCAAAAGACTCGTGATTTTCTCTCGCGATGAGCTCAAGCAATTCGAGATGGCGCAGGAGCTCTCTTTGAGCGAATTTCCCGCCATTCGATATTTCATCGGCGATGTTCGTGATCTCAGTCGTTTGAAGCGTGCGCTGGAAGGCGTCGACGTGGTCATTCACGCGGCTGCGCTGAAGCAAGTGCCGGCAGCGGAGTACAATCCGTTCGAGTGCATCAAAACCAACATTCTAGGGGCGCAGAATCTCATCGAGGCGTGTCTCGACTGCGATGTCACCAGGGTCGTCGCTTTGTCGACAGACAAGGCGGCCGCGCCGATCAATCTCTATGGAGCGACGAAGCTGTGCTCAGACAAGCTGTTCACAGCGGCGAACAACATCAAAGGCAAGCGCAACGTTCGCTTTTCCGTCGTGCGCTATGGAAACGTCATGGGATCACGAGGCTCGGTGATTCCGTTCTTCATGGAGCGCCGCAAGTCCGGGGTGCTTCCGATCACTGATCCGCGGATGACTCGTTTCAACATCAGCCTTCAAAGCGGCGTCGAAATGGTGCTGTGGGCTCTGGAGCATGCCCGAGGGGGAGAGATTTTCGTTCCGAAGATACCGAGCTATCGGATCACTGACCTGGCCGACGCGATCGGGCCGGATTGTGAGCATCCGGTGGTCGGAGTCCGTCCGGGCGAGAAGATTCACGAGGAGATGATAACGGTGAGCGATAGCTTCAATACAGTGGATCTCGGCCCATATTACGCCATTCTCTCTTCCGCGGGCGAGGTGTCTGTGGAGCGCTACGCGAGAGAAGAGGGCGGCATTCCGACGCCAGCCGGCTTCGCATACAACAGCGGCACGAACAAGGATTTCTTGTCGGTAGAGCAGTTGCGTCGCTTGATGCGCGAGAAGCTATATCTCGAGGTTTGA
- the pseC gene encoding UDP-4-amino-4,6-dideoxy-N-acetyl-beta-L-altrosamine transaminase: MIPYGRQSVSEKDIQAVVDVLRSDFLTQGPRVPAFERAVAAHVGAKHAVAVNSATSALHLACLVLGLGAGDALWTSPNSFVASSNCGLYCGARVDFVDIDPRTYNMCPRELRRKLETARSAGRLPKIVAPVHFSGQSCDMDAIGELAGEFGFRVIEDASHAIGGSWRGSPVGACAHSDIAVFSFHPVKIITSGEGGMIVTNDAALAARAIELRSHGVTRDPDRMVRPGGGAWRYEQIGLGFNYRMTEMQAALGLSQLEELVRFVVARHALAARYDEALRGLPLVLPWRHPDSYSALHLYVVQMEDHAPIGRMELFERLRAEGVGVNVHYIPIHTQPYYEALGFEVGDFPQAERYYSRAISLPIYADMSEADQDHVISVLIEALRR; encoded by the coding sequence GTGATTCCTTATGGACGCCAGTCTGTCTCGGAGAAGGATATTCAGGCCGTTGTCGATGTCCTGCGTTCGGACTTCTTGACGCAGGGGCCGAGGGTTCCCGCATTCGAGCGAGCCGTCGCCGCACATGTCGGCGCAAAGCATGCCGTGGCCGTCAACAGTGCGACTTCGGCGCTGCATCTCGCGTGCTTGGTCCTCGGTCTCGGCGCCGGCGACGCTCTGTGGACCAGCCCGAACAGTTTCGTCGCATCGTCCAACTGCGGGCTCTACTGCGGAGCGCGCGTGGACTTCGTGGATATCGATCCGCGAACGTATAATATGTGCCCTCGGGAACTCCGACGGAAATTGGAGACGGCGCGGTCGGCCGGTCGCCTGCCGAAGATCGTGGCGCCTGTTCATTTTTCTGGGCAGTCGTGCGACATGGACGCGATCGGCGAGTTGGCGGGAGAGTTCGGCTTTCGGGTGATCGAAGACGCATCCCACGCCATTGGCGGTTCGTGGCGAGGTAGTCCCGTAGGGGCTTGCGCGCACAGCGATATTGCCGTTTTCAGTTTCCACCCGGTGAAGATCATCACATCTGGCGAGGGCGGCATGATCGTCACGAACGACGCCGCGCTCGCGGCGCGGGCCATCGAGCTGCGTAGTCACGGCGTCACGCGCGATCCCGATCGCATGGTTCGTCCAGGTGGTGGGGCTTGGCGCTACGAACAGATCGGGCTGGGCTTCAACTATCGCATGACCGAGATGCAGGCGGCGCTGGGGCTATCGCAGCTCGAGGAGCTGGTTCGCTTTGTAGTTGCTCGGCATGCTCTCGCGGCCCGCTATGACGAGGCTCTGAGAGGCCTGCCTCTGGTGCTGCCATGGCGCCACCCCGATAGCTATTCGGCGCTTCATCTCTATGTGGTCCAGATGGAGGATCACGCTCCGATCGGACGAATGGAGCTGTTCGAGCGCTTGCGGGCGGAGGGGGTTGGGGTGAACGTGCATTACATTCCCATTCACACGCAGCCGTATTATGAAGCTCTCGGCTTCGAAGTCGGCGATTTTCCGCAGGCGGAGCGCTACTATAGCCGGGCCATCAGCCTCCCTATCTATGCGGATATGAGCGAGGCGGATCAGGATCACGTGATCTCCGTTCTGATCGAAGCTTTGCGTCGATGA